A part of Arachis hypogaea cultivar Tifrunner chromosome 12, arahy.Tifrunner.gnm2.J5K5, whole genome shotgun sequence genomic DNA contains:
- the LOC112728259 gene encoding glycosyl hydrolase 5 family protein — protein MHSPKKSLFALLFSLFFFSLFASKSNAYLSTHKKWIIDEHTNQRSKLVCGNWAGHLRPMIPEGLDKQPLKDIVSELVDHNFNCVRLTYAIYMWTRYSNENVNDALVELDVPEVIEGIYKNNPQVLGMNHIQVFEAVVNELGRQNVKVLLDNHVSEPKWCCQDDDENGFFFDRHFDPQEWILGLSLAAKHFSRNTAVVAQSLRNELHGPRQNEADWYKYMSQAAMAIHKENPNVLVLISGLNFDTELQFLKRKPLNINIGNKLVYETHLYSWAGIGTLKLKDIWIKQPLNRICALSIRGLDSRAGFLTMGENAAPLIFTEFGFDQTGVSIQDNRFLTCLQTYLAGRDMDWGLWAFQGGYYVRGGDVHVDETFGVLNSDWNHLRYPNFTDKFQLLQMKIQDPTSKAGNANIMYYPLSGQCTKVNQKNELELGTCEKNPHNRWIHNSGSQIILNGTNKCLKSSGEGLPVTVSDDCKSKNNSWRQVSLSKLHLATFDDKSGKTLCLNKDPNSSTIVASKCICITDDSQCLDDPQSQWFQLVPTNV, from the exons ATGCATTCACCAAAAAAATCACTCTTTGCTCttcttttttctctgtttttcttctctctcttcgcATCAAAATCCAATGCATACCTCTCAACACACAAAAAATGGATCATTGATGAACACACAAACCAAAGATCCAAACTTGTGTGTGGAAACTGGGCTGGTCACTTAAGGCCAATGATCCCTGAAGGTCTTGATAAGCAGCCATTGAAGGACATTGTTTCAGAgcttgttgatcacaatttcaacTGTGTGAGGCTCACATATGCAATATACATGTGGACAAGGTATTCCAATGAGAATGTCAATGATGCCCTTGTAGAATTGGATGTGCCTGAGGTTATTGAAGGGATTTACAAGAACAACCCTCAAGTTTTGGGGATGAATCACATTCAAGTGTTTGAAGCTGTTGTGAATGAGCTTGGCAGACAGAATGTGAAGGTTCTTCTTGATAATCATGTCAGTGAGCCTAAGTGGTGTTGTCAAGATGATGATGAGAATGGATTCTTTTTTGATAGACACTTTGATCCTCAAGAATGGATTCTTGGACTTAGTCTTGCTGCTAAGCACTTTTCTCGAAACACTGCt GTTGTAGCACAGAGCTTAAGGAATGAATTGCATGGTCCAAGACAGAATGAAGCGGATTGGTACAAATACATGAGCCAAGCAGCAATGGCAATTCACAAAGAAAATCCAAATGTGTTAGTCCTTATCTCAGGTTTAAACTTTGATACTGAGCTCCAATTCTTGAAGAGAAAACCATTGAACATAAACATAGGCAACAAACTTGTGTATGAGACACATTTATATTCTTGGGCTGGAATTGGAACACTGAAACTGAAAGACATTTGGATCAAGCAACCATTGAACAGAATCTGTGCATTGAGCATTAGAGGGTTGGATTCTAGAGCTGGGTTCCTTACAATGGGAGAGAATGCAGCACCATTGATCTTCACTGAGTTTGGTTTTGACCAAACTGGTGTGTCAATTCAAGATAACAGGTTCTTGACATGTCTTCAGACATATCTTGCTGGAAGGGACATGGATTGGGGTTTGTGGGCATTCCAAGGTGGATACTATGTTAGAGGTGGTGATGTTCATGTTGATGAGACATTTGGGGTTTTGAATTCAGATTGGAATCATTTGAGGTACCCTAATTTCACTGACAAGTTTCAACTTTTGCAGATGAAGATTCAAG ATCCTACTTCCAAGGCAGGGAATGCTAACATAATGTACTACCCTCTAAGTGGTCAATGTACAAAAGTGAATCAAAAGAATGAACTTGAGCTTGGTACTTGTGAGAAGAATCCCCACAATAGATGGATCCACAACAGTGGCTCTCAAATCATTCTGAATGGCACCAATAAGTGCTTAAAATCTTCAGGTGAAGGCCTTCCAGTAACTGTTTCTGATGATTGCAAAAGCAAGAACAATTCTTGGAGACAAGTGTCACTTTCCAAGCTTCATTTGGCCACATTTGATGACAAGAGTGGCAAAACGCTTTGCTTGAATAAGGATCCTAACTCATCAACGATTGTGGCATCAAAATGTATTTGCATAACCGATGATTCTCAATGTCTTGATGATCCTCAAAGCCAGTGGTTCCAGCTTGTTCCCACCAATGTGTAG